A region of the Vanrija pseudolonga chromosome 2, complete sequence genome:
TCACCAAAGATCTTGACGAGGttctcggcggcctcgaggaaggacgccgtgtcgacgccggcctcagTGACGGGGACGTCGACGAACGACTGGCGGGTCAGCATTGTCGAGCCTCAGGTAACCCACCTTGGAGATGGTCTCGAAGAACTGGGGCTGGCTCATTGTGTAGTGGGGTTGAGAGGGAGTGAGTGAGAGGAAGAGATGAAGGAAGAGCAAGAGAGGTGCGCGGGGAGTCAAAGTGTAAATagttgcagcagcagcgtgtgTTCCAACGCGGcaagcgacagcgacgcggggcgcggggaAGCCAAAGCCCCGTGCCTGAATCAAAGGGCCATCGCGCGTCGGACGGTCGTGCCATATGGCAAAAGGGGGCCAGGCCCGATTAGAAAAATTGGGGCATTAGGAAATATTTCTAATGCCCCTCTCAAATCAACTTTCCAGCCCGTCAGATCTCCCACATctcatcctcgccggccggTCCTGTTTCAACCGACAGAATCGTCATCTCGCGGTCACATTCTCGACCTTGACTCTTATTGACCATCTTGACCGCAAAAGAAATCAACCACACACAATGATCAGGCGACTCCCAAGCTCCCTATCACGGCCACTCGTTTCaccactcgccgccaccacctcgcgccacgcagccgcagccgtcCGCTTCAACTCGTCCATCGGCAAGCCAACACATCCGCTGGGCCAGAACAGCGGCACGACGCACCCGCGGCGCTGGATCgcgggctcgctcgccatcggcACTAGCGCGATCCTCGTCGCGTACTACTATGACTCGCGCTCCGTCGTgcacgagcacgtcgtcatGCCGCTCATCCGCCGCCTggtccccgacgccgaggacggccaCAAGATTGCCGTCAAGATCctctcgctgccgtcgtggGCAAGACCGCACGACacgggcgtcgacggccccgagctcgagaccgAGGTGCGTGCGCAGAGTCTGCAGAGCTGACTGTTAGCTCTTCGGCCTCCCCCTCTCCAACCCtgtgggcgtggcggctGGCTTTGACAAGGACGCCCAGGCCATCGACGGCCTGTTCGACCTCGGATTCGGCtacgtcgaggtcggctcgGTCACCCCCGTCCCGCAGCCAGGTAACCCCAAGCCCCGGTTCttccgcctcgaggaggacgacgccgcaaTCAACCGATACGGCTTCAACTCGCTCGGCCAcgggcacgcgctcgcccagctgcGCTCGAGGCTGGTCAGGTTCTCCCAAGAGCACCCCACGCTGTTCCCAAATGCTACTGGTAACCCCCTGCCGCCTGACGGCCTCCCGCGCTCCCTCCGCCCAGGCcacatcctcggcgtcaacctcggcaaGAACAAGACGTCGCCTGCGGACTCGAACGAGGGCTACGTCAAGGGCGTCCGCCTCCTTGGCCCCTACGCCGATGTCATTGTCATCAACGTCTCGTCGCCCAACACGCCTGGCCTCCGTGCACTCCAgggtgccgaggagctcgagcgcctctTGTCTGATGTCAAGGCTGAGCGCGAGAAGATTGTCCAGAACGGTCTGCCCAAGATCGCCGTCAAGGTCACCTGCGACTTGAGCGAGGAGGGCCTTgccgacgttgccgccgccgtcaggAAGACGGGCATCGATGGTGTCATCATCTCCAACACGACCCTTCGCCGCGAGGGCCTCCAGTCTGGTGAGTTGAGCGTGGCTATGATTCTGCTATTACTATCAGCCGCTAACAACTCGCAGAGAACAAGgaccaggtcggcggccTCTCGGGCCGCCCGCTGTTCCCTTacgccctcgcggcgctcaagacgctccgccccctcctccctccctcggTGCCCATCATCGGCGCGGGCGGTATCTGgacgggcgaggacgcgctcgccatggcgcgcgccggcgcgtccaCGGTGCAGGTGTACACGTCGTTCGGGTACCGCGGCGTCGGTACGCCCGCGCTcatcaaggacgaggtcaGCCGGCTCCtcgtgccggccgacgcTACGTGGCGCGAGCAGATCGGTGCCGACTTCAAGGACACCCACCTGGGCTGGGACGAGTCGCGTGTCGCTGCTGAGagcgcgcgcctgcgcgccgaggccgccagcctcgccgacgtcctccgccaggcggccgagaaggacagCCTCGCCTCTCTCGTCGCTGAGACCgaggccgccctcgcgcgctaCAATActccgtcctcgcccgctgctgctgctgctgctgctcccaaggccatcggcgccgcccccgcgtccacgccagcagcagcacctaCCGTCGGCCTGATCACTGGCGTGCCAGAGGTGGCTGTTGTGCCCGCAAGCGACGCACCTCTTCCCATCGAGGCGCCCGCCCCCGTCCCCGAGCCTACACGGCAGGACGCgtgggccgacgaggtccgCTCGGGGCCTCGCAGGCTAGTGTAAACCGGCGATGATGACATTAGACTACATATTGCATGCATCAGGTCTTTTGAGGTCTAATCTACGATGCATAGTGACATGGACTGGTCGCATTCATATCTAAGTGTGAGCATAAATTCTCACAAGACAGGTGACACTGGGGTATTGGTATCTGTACAACGATTACGGTCTGAGTGTGCTGagtgttgtggtggtgtgtgtgcaATGGGATGGATGGGGGTTAAGGCTTGTGTGCAATCTAGGTACTTGTCGTAATGCTGGTTGTGGTTGCAGTGTCCATTCTAAAACGGCAGCGACAAGGCTCCTCCTCACGCGTCGACATCAATCGGCGCAggagccgtcgtcgtcgctgcgggCTCCTCGTCATGACGGGGCACGACCCACCCCTCCTTCCTGCAGCGGGCACAGCGGACCCACTCGCGGCCCTCTGCGTCCGCCTTGATCGTGTGGCCTGCACTGCGCTCCGCAGTCTCTAGGCAGGCACGATGCCAGCGGTGCTTGCATGCGAGGAGGACGTAGTCGGCGTGCGGGTGGGCTTGCTCCTCCTCAATGTTGATCTCCCCGTTGAACGGGGCCTGGTTCGACGCGTAAATCGCAAGCATCTCCTTGTCGGACGATGTGAAATCCGCGTCGATCGCCTCGttcgactcgtcgtcgacagccatgtcctcgtccttgtcatCGTTCTCAGGGACCGGAGGGGCGATAAGGCACTCGATGCCGTCGCAGCGCCAGCCAAGCGtcttctcgcgctccttggtCCACGACTCGAGCGACTGGCGCTCAATGGGAACAGGAGACGGGGTTTCAGTCTGAGCCGGGGCCGGCTCCTCGGGCTGCGGGGGTCCACCACCTGCTCCCATGAACAGCCAGTCGAAGGGGAACCTCATGCGGGGCTCGTCAAAGTCATGAAGTTGGTCGCGAGGCGCGTTGGCGGGGGCAGGAGGCGTTGCAGTGTTGGCAGGAGGCTCAgagcccgcgcgcggcgggttGGGGGCAAGGTTGCCAAAGGGGAATGGGAAGAAGTGGATGTGGGGTCGCCTTTCGGGGGTCGGGCGCGCGAGACCCGGCGCATTGTTGTCTCCAGGCGCAGGTCCGCCAATCTGAGGCGAGCTCGGAACCGACGCTGAGGCTCCTAGTCGGGGAGCGGTAGGTGCTGCGGGCGCAGCTGGAGGTGTCGTGGAAGGCGCTGCGGTCGACGGCTCAGCGACTGGCTGCGTCGTCTCGGCTCTGGACTCTTGAGCCGATCGCTGCGGAAGCTCGCCACGGTCCATCGGCACAGGCGACGCCACCATCGGGTGCGTGTCAAAGAGCCGAAGACCATCAAGGATGGACGGAGGCGCCCGGTCCGTCGTTGGAGTGGCTGGCCTAGAACCAGGTCTGGACGAGGGCTGGGAACCGGGACGAGACGCTGCGGTCTCGCTTCCGTTAACGGTCGAAGCGGGTCTGcctgggcgagctgctccaCCACGAGCATAGGGGTGAGCGCCGGGCGTTTCACGGCCAGATCCAGTGGCTGGCGGGCGCACCCCGCGGGTCTGGCGTGGAGGGTGAAGGGTGCGCAGCGGGTCAAGATCCAGACGGCACGTAGGGCTGTTAAGCTTGGTCAGTACTAACTCCACAAACTAGTGACAATGGACACTTACCAAGTGTGGTGCGATGTGAACCATGGCTGAAGGCACTCCTCGTGGAAGAGGTGGTTGCAAGGCAGGGCCTTGACCGTCTGCGATGTGGGTTCCTGGCTGGGCTCATTCGACGCTTCGGTCGGGGCGACAATGCCTTCGAGGCAAATTCCGCAACGCCACCCGCgatcctcgtcctccttgccACTCGCCTCGTCTTCTGCCGTGACAATCTTGTCGATGCGGCGGAGAAGGGCGCGCCCGACTGTcgggagcgaggcgaggagctcggccgccttggccggGTCGGgagccggcgcaggcgtgTGGAACGCAAATGGGAAGGGCATGATGAAGCCTCCAGCGCGGAGACCGGCCGCTGCCATGGCCCCGAGCCCAGCGGCAGCACTAGCCAGCGTCGGATCCGCTCCAGGACGAGGGAGCATGCGGCCATCTGGTCCGATCACGAACACGACGCGCCGTGGTGGCTCTTGGTCGGCTGCACCGGGGGCTGCTGGCGCATCGGCACCCGGGTTGGCGGCAGGGCCTTgtgtgccgtcgtcggcgtcgccgccggtggcGTTGGGTGCTCCGGCATCGCCTCCAGCGTTCGgctccgcgtcgtcggacgCATTGGCTGCCTCCAttccctcggcgtcgttggtgTAGACCTCGAGTGTCCACGTGAAGCCTATGCGGTCGCCATTCTCGGTGGTCGTCGCCTGGCCGTCGTTGCCGGTGAGCGGGATGAAGTAGGATATTGAGCTCAGTGGGCGACGAGAGGAGCCTGTAGGGGGTGAGGTTGCCGTTGCTGCGGTGCCGCcagtggccgccgccgtgccagCAGTCCGCGGAGTGcttggcgaggcggtggtggcgcccggctgctgttgctgctgctgcggcgtcggcggcgtgtcgggcgagGTGCTGCTACTGGCCTGTGgtggggacgacggcgcgtctGGCTGCTGCAGAGGAGGGTCAGGTGGTGGACCACCGTCTTGCCTGGATGGCGAAGACATGGTGGCGAATGGTCTTGTTGTTCAAAGGAGGGTTGTGGAGTTTGTGTTGGTGGGCGGGGCCGAGTTATATCGGAATGCCGGGGGTGGTAATCGGGCGAGACGCTAAAGTAGAGTAGActgtggtgtggtgtgacGACGGCTTTGGTGTGCCGCGATAGTGTGCGAGCTTGGGAAGTGGTGCCCGGGGGGGTGGACCAGGGAGGGTGTATGTGGTGCACGATCGTGATGAAGAGGAGTAGAGAGTCAAAGTCGAGTTGAgtgatgccgacgacggcgacgacgtgatATACAGGGCCAGGCAACACAACGCACCCGAGCTGACAAACGACTGCCGACGCGCCAGAGACAGACAGGGCTTTCAAGGTGGCAAAGTGGCGACATTACAATCACAGTTCTAATACAAAATTACAAGTTATTCACCTTTATGAAATCCTCCCAGTTTTAAAGTTAAACCGGTGACTACAGTATTGCGCCTTCCTGAATGTTCCAAAACGCAACGAGGCAGTGTTGGAGGAATGGGCCTTGTGCTGACTCAGACAAAAAGATGCATCGCGACAAGAGATGCAgagcaggcgacgacgacgacggcggcggcgtcgacgtgcagCGCGTTGTTTGTCGAGATGCgccgtgttgttgttgtgctTGTTTCACCCCACACGATGGCAATTATGAGGCGCCCACATGCCCCACCTGCCTCCAATGTCCCGTCGGTCGGTTTGATTTACACAAAGCCGCAGAATGGCGCAACACACAATCAGAACATCGGTCATCCACAACCCAGGGTTCTTCGGCTTAAGCCACGTGGTTTATTACGTAAGGCTCAACTACCGTTTACTCccggtgccgcggcgctTCCAAaagtcggcgacgaggaaggaggAGCACCGAAGGGACCGTAAACCCACATCTCGAGCACCACTCTCGACCCCAACACACCCAACAAAATGTCGCTCAGACCAGGACTGCTGGCAAGCACATCACGGCTAGTCAACCCCTTGACGGCTCCCCGCGCtggtgccgcggcggcacactttgcccgcgccgccagcagccaggcCACGAACAAGCCTGCTACCCACAagtccaaggccaaggccaagggcgcgTCGGTCCAGGATGCCGACAagcagctcaaggagctcgagcgcgccaagcgccgcaTGCCGCCTGGTGTCGAGTTGGACAGTGCCATCCGCGGCGTGATTATGGGTGCGTCGGGGTGCCGCTTGTCAAGGCAACGCCAgctgacgccgaccccgcagAGCCTTACCTCGACGTCAAGTACAACCCGCAGTGGCTCTTCAAGAAGGGCGCTCGTGGCTTCCTCTGGAACCGTGTTCAGCGGCACTTTACGTCTGCCAAGACGTGAGTGAGCGAGATGATGCTACCTCGCACGCACAACATGCAGCCGAGCTGACCGACGCCCCAGCGCAAACGACGCGACAGAGAACGGCGTCTTCCCTCCCGAGGGCCCGCTGACCTGGGGCAAGCGCATTGCCGGGTGGTTCCGTTTCAGGCTCAACAGCTTTGCGCTTCCCATTGTCCCGATCCTCGAGAAGGCCTACTACGACTACTACCGCGCgcaggcgagcggcgacgtgATCGCCGTGCGCCAGCtgtcgacgggcgcgggcgaggaccGCGCCGTCAAGGTAGCCCAGACGATCCGGAACGGCAAGTGGACGCTCGTCAAGGTCCtctccccgccgcgcgtgcgATGGATCCGCCGCTCCCCCGTCGACCTGCACGGCAAGCTCACCATCACGCAGGTGGCCGTCGAGTTTGACACGGAGCAGTCGCTCACGTCGGGCCGCCCGCCAAAGGTCAAGACGGCGCGCGTGCACGAGACGGTCGTGTTTGAGCGCAAGGAGGTCCCGGGCGAGACCTGGCGCTTCAAGGACAcgcaggaggagcagctccCAGAGTACATCTCTGGAGAACCCAACACGCGCTACTAGAcgcggtgtgcgcgcgcgcgtaaTGTAGATTAGGTATACCTTGCACATGCTACCACTCATCATTGGGCTTGCTGCGTGTGTCATCTCGCAGGCTATGCATTTCTATACCCTAGACCAAGCGCTTGGGCGTTTCCGTGATCTTTGGCGTGGGGCGGAGTGGTGCGTCGACGTTGACGTCGGTGGGCGGCTTTGCTGGTggctgggcagcggcagcggcagcgacggcgcccttggcggcctcgacagCGACAATGGCGTCCGCAGCGGCGATCTCgcccgtggcggcgacggcgcgggcggcatTGTCCGCCGCGGGGGtccccgcgtcgccgagcttgctcgcgagctcgcggctcTGCTGCCACGCGTTgcggcccagctcggcccagTCCGTCTCGCGCGCGTTGGCCACGGCGCCGGACACGAGCGCGTTCCACTTGCGCcggacgaggtcgccgagggaTGCGTCGCCGGCCGGAGAGGACGGCCCGACGCGGGAcacgggcgcgggcgcctcGGTCGGCGAGAACgagtgctcgaggacggcgttgCTGTGCGCCAGTCTGCGGGGGTTAGCTCGCAGCCGGAGGAGTcagagccgacgacgacgcacccTTGCCGCAGGTGGTGGGTCGACTGCTCGAGCCCCGCAGAGAGGGTGTAGTACactgccgcgccggcgagcacgccggtcGTCAGTCCGAGGGCGAAGCCTGACATTTGCGTTGGGGGTGTGAGGGGTGTGCGATGCGGAAATGGCAGCTGCCTCGATGTCATCGGATGTCGTCGTGACTTGGGCCGAGCGGAGATGGGCCAGTGAATTTTGATCCCGCGTGTCCTCAATCTCGTCCTGCCTCTCAAGTGGAGGAAAAAGTCGGGTTGGCTTGTTGGTTCAGTTCAACAACACACCATGCGTCCATCAGCAGCACTGCTCCGCCGCTCCTCGTGGAAGGGTGCGCAGCTCCGTCCTGTACGGTGGTCGCCGAGCTAACACGCCCAGGCCCATACTTTACCGccttcccctccctccaGGAATCGCTGCGCACCGGCTCGCCAATCTTCACCAAATCCCGCGCGTGCACCATCCTCCCCAACTTTGTCGGCCTCCGCTTCATGGTGCATAATGGAAAGGACTACCTGCCCGTCAACGTGAGCGAGGAGATGGTCGGgcacaagctcggcgagttTTCGCCCACGCGCAAGCCGTTCTCGTACAGGTGGGTTGGGGCCGGGTGGTTCGAGGGCCATGCTGACACTCCGCCCCCAGGCTCACGAAGAACAAGTAACGCTCGCTTCCTATCGCATCTCATGTATACTGCATTGTCACGGATAGGGGTGGGAAGGGCAGGGGAGAGGAGAGAGGCGAGGAAAGGAGGGCGACTGGAGCGCGGCTTCTGCCGCCCGTCGATCCTTCCCCTGCCAACGACCACGAACATTAACGACACCTTGCCCCAATCACGACCCACTGACCACCTAACCCGCCATGCAGTGCATTACCGAGGTATCAAGATGTGTCTATATGTCTATTATATGGCTACAGCCCGCCCCTTTACTTGCTttcggccacctcggccgccttggccacctcgccagcccccgccacctcctcgtcctccttcaCAGCCGGGACCCGAGGCACCGGCTTGTACAGCACGATGAACCCAATCAGCCACAACAGGGACCAGCCGAGCTGGAAAAAGTACGTCGCGTGCACGTTGCCCGGGTTGGCGATGCCGCCCGGGTTGACGGTCAACAGTCCAGCCTGGACACCGAACGCGACGGCACTGCCGACCTGCATGGCGGTCTGGAGCacagcgccggcgacgcccgCCATTTCTGGCGCGACAGATGTCATCGTCGCGACAGAGATACCGTTGAAGCACGCGCTGTTAccgcccgagccgaggaggTACGCGGGGAACAGGAACGGCCAGTACTCTGCCGCGTCGTAGCGCTTCGGCTGCACCATGAGCACATAGCCAATAACGCCGAAGAGCTGGCCGATGATGACTGTccagcgcgggcgggcgacgaggcgcgtgAAGAtggccaggccgaggccgacgctgATGCCCGAGACGCCCTGCGGCAGGAGGCGCACGGCCGCAATCATGACGGGCTCGTGCTGCACCGTCGTCCAGATGAGGATGCTGCTCATCTGCGAGGTGGACCACCACGAGTAGATGACGGGCGAGAAGGCGATGAGCACGGTGAAGCGGAAGTTCCACGTCTTGGAGGGGATGAGCGCCATGTCGTCGGGGAGGTAGGCCTCCCAGAGGAAGAACAGGGGGAAGAGCACGAACGCGAGCAGGAAGGGCACGAGGAAGTCGGGCGTGCGCCACCCGttgtccgcgccgagcgtcaggccgaggatgagcaGCGTAATCGCCGTGAGCATCATGAGCGCGCCGGGCAGGTCGAGGCGCTTCCACTTTGGCCGCGGgttggcggccgccgcgtcgtgcccgCGCAGCTTGGGGATGAGgcggtgcgccgcgagcgaggcgggcaGGATGACGATGGAGATGATGCGGAAGAACCAGCGCCAGTTGGCCATCTGGCCGGTTCCGGGGATGAGTGCGATGACTGCGCCGACTGGACGTGTATGTTAGTGGCACGTCGCACTGGCCCAAGGTTCGGCCCACTCACGGATCGTCCCCGCAATGTTGCTGAACGCGCCGGCCATGCCGTAGATGGTGAATgcgcgcccgagctcgtgcgGCTCGAAACACGCCACGATGAGGCGGTACGACGAGGGAAtcagcgccgagcccgcgATGCCCGACAGGCCGCGGATGACGAAGAAGGAGTACTTGTCGGGGAGGAACGAGATGACGAGCGACAAAaggccgagcacgacaaAGCCGTACGTGAATACCGGCTTGGCACTGTACAGGTCGGACACGCGGCCCCAGAACAGCAGGAACGCAGCCAGCGCGATCGCGTACGACGTGATCACCCAGCTCTGCTGCGTCACCGGGATGCCTAGGTCGCTCGAGACGTACTCTGCGAGTACGGTGAAGGCGGAATAGCACAGGACtggggggtgtgagcgacgcgagcgacacGAGCAAAGTCCGTGCTGGTCGGAGCTGCTACTCACCGTCGATGAACTGGCTCAAACAAAacaggaagaggaggagggctTTGCGCCCCTGCGTGAGGTGCACGCGTTCGGggacggcatcggcgtcaggtggtggtgccacgccgtcgagtgGCAATGGCAATGacaccgcgtcgagcttctcgagaGCAGGGGTCATGTgcccgtcgttgtcgtcgacgctcCCGGCCGTAGAGGGAGGCGAGGGCTGCAACGGCTTCTTGTTGTCAACAGGTGTGGCTGTGGCCGTGCGGTCTCCGTCCGAGGGAGGCATGGTCGAGCtggctgttgttgtcgtcgtcgtgggtcGAGCGAGCTAGCTAGCCGCTCTACTGTACGCCTTTTATTCACACGAGTCGAGTATGCAAGATGCACAGATGCCAAGCAACTAACAAACTAATACGTCCACAAACGTATATCCACACCCCCGCGCGTGCCGGCTGACTCAAGCGCAACTTGCGGGTGGAGGCCGAAAAGGTTTTTGTACGCGGTGGGTCGCGCCGAAACCCGACTGTTGGAACCGACTTCCGCCCGCCAGTCCCTTTGCTTAACCCGGTCCAGTCGGAGGTGCAGCAAcagcacgcggcggcgcgggggccgCCGCACCGAGTGCCCCGCAATAACGGCGACTTTTGTGCGATGCATTACGTGCTgactgggtgggtgtggctcGTGCATCAGCTTGACTAGAGTATGGGCTATGCGTAtgtggcggcgatgaggcaCATGGATGTGActatgtgtgtgtgtgtgcatgcGTCGGTGTAGTCTCGTTGTGAGCAAGTTGCCGAGATACGTCGGAGTTGGTGCCATGTGTCTCGGCCTGGCCGAGTCGACGCAGGCCATCGGCCGGTGTGACTCCTCTCAAGAGGCTTGTATGTAGGCCCGGGGTGCCCTTGTCGTCTCGCTAGGTGACGCTATGCCGACTCGAGCTTGACTCTGGCGCGTGTGA
Encoded here:
- the rnf149 gene encoding E3 ubiquitin-protein ligase, whose product is MSSPSRQDGGPPPDPPLQQPDAPSSPPQASSSTSPDTPPTPQQQQQQPGATTASPSTPRTAGTAAATGGTAATATSPPTGSSRRPLSSISYFIPLTGNDGQATTTENGDRIGFTWTLEVYTNDAEGMEAANASDDAEPNAGGDAGAPNATGGDADDGTQGPAANPGADAPAAPGAADQEPPRRVVFVIGPDGRMLPRPGADPTLASAAAGLGAMAAAGLRAGGFIMPFPFAFHTPAPAPDPAKAAELLASLPTVGRALLRRIDKIVTAEDEASGKEDEDRGWRCGICLEGIVAPTEASNEPSQEPTSQTVKALPCNHLFHEECLQPWFTSHHTCPTCRLDLDPLRTLHPPRQTRGVRPPATGSGRETPGAHPYARGGAARPGRPASTVNGSETAASRPGSQPSSRPGSRPATPTTDRAPPSILDGLRLFDTHPMVASPVPMDRGELPQRSAQESRAETTQPVAEPSTAAPSTTPPAAPAAPTAPRLGASASVPSSPQIGGPAPGDNNAPGLARPTPERRPHIHFFPFPFGNLAPNPPRAGSEPPANTATPPAPANAPRDQLHDFDEPRMRFPFDWLFMGAGGGPPQPEEPAPAQTETPSPVPIERQSLESWTKEREKTLGWRCDGIECLIAPPVPENDDKDEDMAVDDESNEAIDADFTSSDKEMLAIYASNQAPFNGEINIEEEQAHPHADYVLLACKHRWHRACLETAERSAGHTIKADAEGREWVRCARCRKEGWVVPRHDEEPAATTTAPAPIDVDA
- the RSM19 gene encoding 37S ribosomal protein S19, mitochondrial, with the translated sequence MRPSAALLRRSSWKGPYFTAFPSLQESLRTGSPIFTKSRACTILPNFVGLRFMVHNGKDYLPVNVSEEMVGHKLGEFSPTRKPFSYRLTKNK
- the cmcT gene encoding Cephamycin export protein CmcT — translated: MPPSDGDRTATATPVDNKKPLQPSPPSTAGSVDDNDGHMTPALEKLDAVSLPLPLDGVAPPPDADAVPERVHLTQGRKALLLFLFCLSQFIDVLCYSAFTVLAEYVSSDLGIPVTQQSWVITSYAIALAAFLLFWGRVSDLYSAKPVFTYGFVVLGLLSLVISFLPDKYSFFVIRGLSGIAGSALIPSSYRLIVACFEPHELGRAFTIYGMAGAFSNIAGTILGAVIALIPGTGQMANWRWFFRIISIVILPASLAAHRLIPKLRGHDAAAANPRPKWKRLDLPGALMMLTAITLLILGLTLGADNGWRTPDFLVPFLLAFVLFPLFFLWEAYLPDDMALIPSKTWNFRFTVLIAFSPVIYSWWSTSQMSSILIWTTVQHEPVMIAAVRLLPQGVSGISVGLGLAIFTRLVARPRWTVIIGQLFGVIGYVLMVQPKRYDAAEYWPFLFPAYLLGSGGNSACFNGISVATMTSVAPEMAGVAGAVLQTAMQVGSAVAFGVQAGLLTVNPGGIANPGNVHATYFFQLGWSLLWLIGFIVLYKPVPRVPAVKEDEEVAGAGEVAKAAEVAESK
- the URA9 gene encoding Dihydroorotate dehydrogenase (quinone), mitochondrial — protein: MIRRLPSSLSRPLVSPLAATTSRHAAAAVRFNSSIGKPTHPLGQNSGTTHPRRWIAGSLAIGTSAILVAYYYDSRSVVHEHVVMPLIRRLVPDAEDGHKIAVKILSLPSWARPHDTGVDGPELETELFGLPLSNPVGVAAGFDKDAQAIDGLFDLGFGYVEVGSVTPVPQPGNPKPRFFRLEEDDAAINRYGFNSLGHGHALAQLRSRLVRFSQEHPTLFPNATGNPLPPDGLPRSLRPGHILGVNLGKNKTSPADSNEGYVKGVRLLGPYADVIVINVSSPNTPGLRALQGAEELERLLSDVKAEREKIVQNGLPKIAVKVTCDLSEEGLADVAAAVRKTGIDGVIISNTTLRREGLQSENKDQVGGLSGRPLFPYALAALKTLRPLLPPSVPIIGAGGIWTGEDALAMARAGASTVQVYTSFGYRGVGTPALIKDEVSRLLVPADATWREQIGADFKDTHLGWDESRVAAESARLRAEAASLADVLRQAAEKDSLASLVAETEAALARYNTPSSPAAAAAAAPKAIGAAPASTPAAAPTVGLITGVPEVAVVPASDAPLPIEAPAPVPEPTRQDAWADEVRSGPRRLV